A stretch of the Dioscorea cayenensis subsp. rotundata cultivar TDr96_F1 chromosome 4, TDr96_F1_v2_PseudoChromosome.rev07_lg8_w22 25.fasta, whole genome shotgun sequence genome encodes the following:
- the LOC120258492 gene encoding uncharacterized protein LOC120258492: MAAAEARAAWQRTANRCFVQEDAKRAPKLACCPSSSSPLQADSSNGNDANGTDHTASSFVPLNWNPMNSNLPPDTKWWLQLQPHFGYHKDITREQLKALEDELEAEGENAVPISELDEETLQDRSMDVDLKKTDCSLDSPWSMISTAYMKGDNDSKVEEIKAFDVKLQQPLKRKAEMEEYFLQDEEFMDWKSVDHIISKAKNCSDMRAPWTDGKSEPWWRITDKDELALLVAKKSSQPIENCDLPSPTLTVPIGTDPFACLESLDGQQIFSSSLGRKSHVGIYNAVELTQHQSASRKMDEKHWPPPDAGRLAYNTEKHSSGSQTYNTTKKDPPENNPNFGSNSSRAELLEALRHSQTRAREAEIAAKKAYEEKEHILKLLFRQASHLFAYKQWLNILQLESLCLQLKIKDHQISNIFPILPWMPLKGRPSSRNKSNKPAKGAGKRAKKCGICRYAVVFAVGLGLAGAGLLLGWTLGWLFPSF, translated from the exons ATGGCTGCTGCAGAAGCAAGGGCTGCTTGGCAGCGTACCGCAAACCGGTGCTTTGTTCAAGAAGATGCAAAAAGAGCTCCAAAATTAGCATGCTGTCCATCTTCATCGTCGCCACTGCAAGCTGATTCAAGCAATGGCAATGATGCCAATGGTACTGATCATACTGCTTCGAGTTTTGTGCCATTGAATTGGAACCCCATGAATTCCAATTTACCACCAGACACAAAATGGTGGCTTCAGTTGCAACCTCACTTTGGGTATCATAAGGACATTACACGTGAACAACTAAAAGCTTTAGAAGATGAGCTTGAAGCAGAGGGTGAAAATGCTGTCCCAATTTCTGAACTTGATGAGGAGACATTGCAAGACAGATCTATGGATGTTGACCTGAAAAAAACAGATTGCTCTTTGGACTCTCCATGGAGTATGATTTCTACAGCATATATGAAGGGTGATAATGACAGCAAGGTTGAAGAGATAAAGGCATTCGATGTTAAATTACAACAGCCGCTTAAACGTAAAGCTGAGATGGAAGAATATTTTCTGCAGGATGAGGAATTTATGGACTGGAAATCAGTTGATCATATAATTTCAAAAGCAAAAAATTGCTCAGACATGCGAGCACCATGGACTGATGGCAAATCTGAGCCATGGTGGCGCATTACTGACAAGGATGAGCTGGCTTTGTTGGTTGCTAAGAAATCGTCACAGCCTATTGAGAACTGTGATCTACCCAGCCCAACCCTAACAGTGCCAATTGGCACAGACCCGTTTGCTTGTCTTGAGAGTTTGGATGGCCAGCAGATTTTCTCATCATCACTTGGTCGGAAGTCACATGTTGGAATTTACAATGCTGTTGAGCTCACGCAACATCAGTCTGCCTCCAGAAAAATGGATGAAAAACATTGGCCTCCTCCTGATGCAGGGCGCTTGGCTTATAACACTGAGAAACACTCCAG TGGTTCACAAACGTATAACACCACAAAGAAGGATCCACCAGAGAATAATCCAAATTTTGGCAGCAACTCAAGCAGAGCTGAGCTCTTGGAAGCTCTCCGACACTCCCAAACACGAGCAAGAGAAGCCGAAATCGCAGCAAAGAAAGCTTATGAAGAAAAGGAACACATTCTCAAGCTTTTGTTCCGACAAGCATCCCATCTATTCGCATACAAGCAATGGTTAAACATCTTACAATTGGAGAGCTTGTGCCTTCAGCTCAAGATCAAAGACCATCAGATCTCAAATATATTCCCTATTCTTCCCTGGATGCCTCTTAAAGGAAGACCTTCGAGCagaaacaaaagcaacaaaccAGCGAAGGGAGCGGGGAAAAGGGCGAAGAAATGTGGCATTTGCAGGTATGCGGTTGTCTTCGCCGTTGGTTTGGGATTGGCCGGGGCTGGGCTGCTCCTTGGTTGGACACTTGGCTGGTTATTTCCTAGTTTCTGA